The following nucleotide sequence is from Flavobacterium sp. N1736.
AATTGACGGTTTCCGTTGGGATTTAACCAAAGGATTTACCCAAAATTGTACGGCTAATGATGGAGCTTGTACAGATCAATATCAGCAGGATCGAGTAGATGTCTTGAGAAAATATGCAGATTATTCGTGGAGTTTAGATCCTACACATTATACCATTTTTGAGCATTTAGGCAATGATGATGTCGAAGAACAGCAATGGGCAAATTACAGAGTGAATGAAACACCAAGTAAAGGCGTTATGATGTGGGGAAAAATGACCGGAGCGTACAATCAGTTGTCAATGGGATACGCATCTGACAGTAATATTTCGAGAATGTCCAGCGCGAGCCATGGCTTTGCAGCAAATCGATTAATGGGTTACGCCGAAAGTCATGATGAAGAACGCTTGATGTATAAAAATATGCAATACGGAGCTTCAAACGGAACTTATAATGTAAAAGATTTAAATACGGCTTTATCAAGAATGCCGGCAATTGGAGCAGTTTCTTTGCTTGTTCCCGGACCAAAAATGATTTGGCATTTTGGAGAATTAGGCTGGGAAAATTCAATTTTTACCTGCAACGATAATTCTGTAAATAATGATTTTGATGCTGTTTCAGGAGATTGTAAATTAGATACAAAACCGCAACCGCAATGGGTAAATAATTGGTTAGGAAATTCAAACCGAAATAAAATTTACAACGATTGGGCAAAAATGATTACACTAAAAACAACAGAACCTGTTTTTTTAGGAACTCCAACAATTGCAAATGTTAGTTCATTGGCGGTGAATATAAAAATTACGAATAGCAATTTATCTTCGGCACAATTGAAAGATGTTTTAATTGTCGCCAATTTTGATGTTACCACACAAAATGCAGCAACAGGTTTTCAATACACAGGAACCTGGTATAATTTAATGGATAATACCACTATAAATGTTACCGATGTAAATGCGACAATAAGTTTACCCGCCGGCGAATACAGAATTTATGGTAACAAACAGGCAAATTTAGCAATTGCAGATTTCGAGAAAGGAAATACAGTTAATCTGTATCCAAATCCGGTTTCAAATTATTTCACCTTAAATGTAACAACAACTAAAGTTGAGGTTTATGCAATATCAGGACAATTGGTTAAGAGTTTTATTACTGATGGAAATACCGATTTTCAATTTAGCGTAAGCGATTTAAAAGCGGGATTGTATGTAGTAAAAGCTTTAGATCAGAATGATAAAACTCAGGTTATAAAATTTATTAAAAAATAACGACTTGGAAATCTATTAAAATATAACCTAACAAGTTAAAATTTTGGTTTTGTTAGTAGTTAGAAAGGGTTGTCTGGAAACAGGCAGCCCTTTTATTTTACATCAGTTTTACAAACAGAAAGTATGGCTTATTCTGGCGCTTTAATATCTTTTCGGGGCAATTGAATGATTTAATAGGAAATAAATTTCAAGAACTATTTAACCATTAAATCATTTGACCATGAAAAAATTAAAGAAATTAGCAAAAACCGTATTTGTTTTAAGCTTTACGTTATTAATTACAAATTGTACCAAAGAAGAAATTGGTGAAAAACAGTCATTCAATCAGGAAAGAAAAATTAATGAAGCTAAGAATTGGTTTAATGTTTACAAGACAAATGAGCCTCTTGATTCAGTATTTAAGAGCATTGATTATCATTGGGAGAATGCTTCTGAAATTAAATTAGAAAATGATTCGATTGTTATAACCGTTCCAGTTAAGGACAATCCACAAAATCCGGAATACAAAGGAGAAAAAAGGTTATATTTATATCCTTTCGGCAAAGAATATAGGCCTGTTATACATGAGTTATTTCCTGATTCAGAAGCTGTTTTTAAACAAGATCAAACGAAAGATGATTTTGGTAGTCTGAATTTTTATAACGGTTATATTTTAACATGGGACCTGAAAGAAGGTTTTGTAAAAGGAGCTAAATTTGAAAATGGTATAGCCGTTAACAACGTAAAAGCAAGGTTTTTATCTGGTGACGATAAAATCAAACCTCGTAATCTTACTGGAAAAGAAGCTCCTATTCCATTAGATGAAGTAATCGTACAAGGTGGTAGCGGAGGTTCTTCAAATCCAATAGGCATAAGTAGAGATTTTAGTATCGGATCTTCTGTTGGAGGAATATATGGTACAGGTGGTTATATAAGCTCTGGAGGTGGAAGTAATAACGGAGATGGGAGTACAAATTCAAGTAATTCAGCCACGTATGCACCTCCGAGTTGTGAGAGTTTTTATTTTGTTAGAAAAAATGGAGCAAATTGGCAAGAAGCATTGGTTAAAAACGTTAGTTTTAAAATCGTTTTAGTTACTCAAAAAGGATTTCGAATTACACAAATAATCGATTACCCTCAGCCAATAAGTTTTGGTATACCTGTAAATTTTAATAAAGGGAATGGAGATGTAACTGTAGGTGTGGCGGCAACAGTCTCTGCAAAAATTCTTGAATTGGCAATGCGTGAGACGATTACCAAATACGGAAATACAGAAGTTTCTGAATTATCAGTGAGATTGTATTTTCAAAAAAAATTAATAGATGAGTACCGTCTTTATACTAATGGAGGTATAGTAAATTTTAATTCTACGTCCACTATTAAAGCTACAAATTATAAAACAAATACGTCAAGTACAGGAAACTGTGATTAAATTATTATAAAATATGATACATGAAGTTTTACTAAATTTAGCTTATTTGTTTTATCCTAAGAATATATGTCCTTGGGATCAAAATCAATTATATCTGCAAACTCAAGAGCACAAAAGATTGCAGTCAACAATAGATTTTTTTAATTCTGATGAAAATAAGAAATTGCGAGATGATATTAAAATAGAATTTGAAGAGGATTTAATTTTAAAAGATTTTGAGGATTTCTCACGACTAGATTCTCAAGACAGATGTTTTAAGTTTTTCCTAAATATTTTTGAAGGAGGAAAATTACACTCAATTACCCTATATTTAAGTGTCATATGTCCTTATTATGTAATTGTACAAATGCAACATCCACCAGAGCCTTTTTTTTCAAAATCAATAATTGAAAAATTAGAACAGGAGAATACAGACATCAGAAAAATGAAAGATTTAATTTTAGATATAGAAACTATTGTTGAAAGTAAACTGTCATACAAGAAATTTCCAGAAAAAATGCTCAATGTTATTATTCCTGATATTAGTTTTCAAGGTATCTATTTGGGATATTTCAAAATGTATAATGCTTTTTTTAATAACGAAAATATAAATGAAAACAATAACTAAAAACTATTTAATTTTTGTGACGATTTGCATTTTGTTGCTCGTCTATTTTTACTTTGTGGAATATTTTTATACAATTTGCTTTTATGATACTTTTTATATTACAAGTTATTTCTTTTTTGTTTTACTGGCTTTTATTATAGGTACTGTTTTTTATTTAATAAAAATTTTAATGATGAAACTTAGAAAAAAAGTAGATCAATCACCTGATGAATATTTCTTAAAATATTTACTGTTTATTCTGGCACCCAATTCCTATTTTAAAATGGAAAGAACGAATTGGAATTATTTAATTTTTGCGACAATCTGCATTTTGTTAATGGTTTATTTTTCCGTATTCGGTTATAGTTATATAATTTTAGAACCTAATCTTATCTACTATGCTATAAATTACTCCTATTTTATTTTGCCGGTATTTATTATTGGGACTATTTTTTATTTAGTATCAAAAAAAATGAAGAAAAACAGAATAAGCCACTCATAAAGATTTCTTTGAGTGAATTACAATCTTAAAACGATCTAAAAATAATTTGTAAACAAAAGGGCTGTCTTTTTTAGACAGCCCTTTTGTATTTTTGTTCAAAAAGTATTTTTATTTTTCTTTATTGTATTCACCGATCACGGCAAAATAACCAAAAGTTCCCAATCCTAAAACAATTAAAGGCGTTAGGATAAATAGAATGATGATTCCAAATACCAGATCATCTTGTTTGTCTGATAATAGTTTGGGTAAGCCAAATTCAAAGACACAGAAATAAGCGGCGGCAACGGCTAGAATAACCCATAAAACACCTAAAATTTGTTTGATTGCATTCATGTTATTAAATATTAAAGGTGATTTGTTTTGTTTTTATTATCAATATATATCATTCCAATTACAAAGCATACCGAAGCAATAATAATAGGATACCAAAGTCCGTCAAGATAAAATTCCGGTTTTCCTGCTTCTTTAGAATGCGTTACGAAATAGGTTGAGATTGCGGGAAGCAAACCTCCAAAAATTCCGTTTCCTACATGATAAGGAAGCGACATCGAAGTATATCTGATTTTCGCTGGAAACATTTCTACTAAAAATGCCGCAATTGGCCCATACACCATAGTAACAAATAAAACCTGAATGAAAACCAGAAAAATCAAAGTCCATTCGTCATTTGAATTGATACTGATTGAAGTATTAACCAGAGCTTCTTTCTTATTTACTACATACGTTTTTTTCTCTGTCAGAGTTGTTCCGTCTGTGTAATTTTTTTGAGTGGTAACAATAGAATCGTTGCTTTTGCTAGCCTCAGTGGCATATTTTGTATCTTCGACAATTTCAGTTTTATACTTTACATCAGTTGTTTCGTACATCATTTTGTAGATAGGTCTGTAGAACAAAATAGCGAGCAGCATTCCGCTCATCATGATATATTTTCGTCCTACTTTATCGCTCAGCCATCCAAAAACTATAAAAAACGGAGTTCCTAATAATAAAGCAATTCCAAGTAATTCATCTACCTGAGACGAATCTACATTCATTACCGTTTTCATGAAACTCATAGCATAAAACTGTCCGGTGTACCAAACTACACCTTGTCCCATTGTGGCGCCAAATAGTGCCAGTAAAACAAATTTTAAATTATATCGGTTTCCAAAACTTTCTTTTAATGGGTTTGTGCTGGTTGTTCCTTCTTTTTTTGCTTTTGCAAATACAGGAGATTCATCCATATTTTTACGAATCAAATAAGAAACGCCAACCATAACAATAGAAACCCAAAACGGCACACGCCATCCCCAGGAATCAAAATCTTCGGCAGAAAGTACGTTTTTGGTAGCCAGAATTACCATTAAAGAGATAAAAAGACCAACAGTTGCTGTAGTCTGAATCCACGAAGTCCAATACCCTTTTTGTCCCACAGGAGCATGTTCTGCTACATAAGTTGCGGCACCGCCATATTCTCCGCCAAGAGCAAGACCTTGTAATAAACGAAGAATTAAAACGAATAAAGGAGCTAAAAAACCAATGGTTTCATAACTGGGAATACAGCCTATTAAAAAAGTAGAACCGCCCATTAATAATAAAGTAGCCATGAAAGTATATTTCCTGCCAATGATATCACCAAGCCTTCCAAAAAATAAAGCTCCAAAAGGCCTTACTACAAACCCTGCTGCAAAAGTGGCCAAAGTGGATAAAAAAGCCGCAGTTGGATTATCGCTCGGAAAGAATTTTGTTGAAATCACAACGGCTAAACTCCCAAAAATATAGAAATCATACCATTCAATCATTGTACCCATTGACGAGGCCGAAATTACTTTCCAAATGCCTTTTGTAGAAGTTTTACCCATAAAATAACTCTTGTATTTTTGTTAATAAATAAAAGTATAAAGTATTATTTTACGAATATAAAGGATATTTTTTTATTTAATTGGTACTTTTTTAACAAAAACAGCTTAATTATTAACTTTGGTTTTTTTGGTAATTAAAAGTTTACAAAAGAATGGTTTTTTAAGTGCAAAGTGTTTAACCGCAAAGAGTGTAAAGTCACAATTAGTACATTTTTGTCATTTCGAGGAACGAGAAATCACATCCTGAGAGCAACGAAACGTGAATACATTATGTGATTTCTCGTTCCTCGAAATGACAAACTAGCGGTAAAACTTATTGGAATTAAATTGGAATTTTCAATAAAGTATTAAAAACAAAAAAACCGAATATTGCTATTCGGGTTTTGTGGTACCTCCAGTCCCGAGGCTTCGGGAGAACCACGGACACATTATGATTTTCTTTTAAATAGAATGTCTTTTAAAATAGAAGGATCTGCTATTATTTTGGTATTAAAAGTTTTACTTTTCATTCTTTTAATAAATTTTTCTAAATAGATAGCCTCTTCTTTATCAATGCAATCGAAGGTTAAAACAATTTTCCAGTCCTCAGCTATTTTAGTAAATGAATTTGAATAAAAATGATTTTGATGCTTTGAAATTCTACTTTCAATATTGTTGGTCTCTCCGATATAAAATTTTTGAGATGAATCTGAGTAAAGAATATATAAGTAGTGCATTTATAAAAAGTATTAAAAACAAAAAACCCGAATATTGCTATTCGGGTTTTGGTGGTACCTCCAGGGATCGAACCAGGGACACATGGATTTTCAGTCCATTGCTCTACCATCTGAGCTAAGGTACCGTTGTGCGGTTAATGCGGGTGCAAAGATAGAATCATTTTTCGTTTATCCAAAACATTTTTTTAAAAAAATCAATTCGTACCTTCGCATTTATAAAAATGCAAACATGGTTTTAACGGTTGATGTTGGAAACACTCGAATTAAAGCAGCTGTCTTTGAGGGAAGTAATCTTCTTGAAAGTTTTGTTTTTGAGAAAAATGAGCTCGAAAAAAAAATTGAAAAAATTTTAGAAAAATTTCAAAATTGTTCTGATTTGGTCGTTGCATCAGTTGGAAATATCGAAAAGCAGTCTTTTTTGTCTTTCGAAAATCAGCTTAATATTCATTTTTTAACACATGAAGATGTTTTTCCCTTCGTAAATAAATATGCGACTCCAAAAACGTTGGGAATTGACAGAATGGTTTTGGCTGCCGGAGCAACCTTGCAATTTCCCAAACAAAACAGATTAGTAATTGATGCCGGAACGTGTATTACCTACGATTTTATCGACGAAAATGACAATTATTTAGGCGGCGCTATTTCTCCGGGATTGCGTTTGCGTTATGAAGCATTGCATAATTACACGGCCAGACTGCCTTTACTGGAGCTTGAAGCACCTGATCTATATATAGGAAACTCCACAAAACAAGCAATTCATTCTGGTGTTGTAAACGGCTTCGTCTATGAGATTGACGGTTTTATCGATGAATATCGGTTAAATTTTTCAAATTTTATAATAATTTTAACGGGTGGTGATGCAGATTTTTTGGCTAAACGATTAAAAAATACCATATTTGCCAATTCAAATTTCCTTTTGGAAAGTTTGAACCAAACATTTCAATATAAAATCGACAATGATTAAAAAAATTATAATAAGTGCTTGTTTACTTATCTCGTTCGTTTCATTTGCTCAGCAAGGTACTTCATCGCCATATTCTTTTTACGGAATTGGAGATGCAAGGTTTAAAGGAACTCTTGAAAACAGATCTATGGGTGGAGTTTCGGTAGAGCAGGATAGTATTCACCTGAATATTGAAAATCCGGCAAGTTATGCCAGTCTTGGTCAAACGACTTTTACAGTTGGAGGAACTTTTGCAACTAATAATATAAAAAGCAGCAGCGAATCTTCAAAAGCACAAAGATCAACTTTTGATTATTTAGCTTTAGGAATTCCGATGGGAAAATTTGGAGCCGGTTTTGGTTTGGTTCCGTTATCTTCTGTAGGATATAAAATCTCAGACCTTAATCCGGCTCAGGGCGGAATAAATAGTCAGCTTGAAGGAAAAGGCGGCGTAAATAAAGTGTTCTTTGGTTTAGGATATAAAATTACTCCAAAATGGAATATTGGTGCCGATGTACAATATAACTTTGGTAAAATATCAACAACAACTATAGAAGCTGTTACCGATGTTTTAAGCGCAACAAGAGAAACAAATTCTTCTGAATTAGCAGGTGTAAATTTTAATATTGGTACTATGTATCAAACTAAAATTGATAAAAAATTAAATTTATATACAAGTTTAAGCTACACTTTTGCCAGTACATTAAGCTCAAAAAGCACAAGAGTCATTGAAGTAGACGGTGATCCGGATGACGTAACAGGAGATCCGGTTGAAAATACTTTGAAACTACCAAATAAAGTAACTTTTGGTGCAGGTGTTGGAGAAGCCAGAAAATGGTTAATAGGTACATCATTAGCTTTTCAGGGAAGCGGTAAACTTGATAATTATTACAATGCAAGCGATAATGTTCGTTACGAAAACTACTCTAAATATGCTATTGGAGGATATTATGTCCCTAATTATAGTTCATTTACAAGCTATTTAAGCAGAATTACATACAGAGCGGGTCTTAAATTTGAGAAAACCGGTCTGGTAGTAAACAATGAATCTATTAATGATGTTGGAATGAGTTTAGGTGCCGGATTTCCAATTACCGGAACTTTTTCAAATGTAAACTTCGGGATCGAGTTTGGTAAAAAAGGAACAACATCCGCAGGTTTAGTTCAGGAAAATTATCTAAACTTTAGTTTAAGTTTTTCTTTTAACGATAAATGGTTCGTGAAAAGTAAATTCAATTAAGCATAAAGTTATATGTTTTTTTAAGCTATTACAATTTACTACATTTGGCAAATGAATTTACCAAAGAGATATATACTAAACGTTGTCACAGTTTTTGCTGTGACACTGTTTTTTGGATGCGAAAGTAACTTTAAAGAAGTTCAGAAAATTAACTTTTCAGAGTTTGTTCCCGGAAGTGATGCAGATACTGTTAATATAAAATACACAGATTCAGGACGCATAACCGGAGTTTTGAAAAGCCGAAAAATGCTGGATTATTCCAATCTTGATTTTCCGTTTACAGAATTTCCTTTAGGAATTGATGTTACTTTGTATGATAAAAATCAAAAGCGTACTTTTATAAGATCAAATTATGCCGTTTCATACAAACAAACCGGAATTATCGATTTGCAGGGAAAAGTAAAAATTACCTCAGAAACAGGTCAGATGTTAGAAACGGAACAGCTGTATTTTGATCAGAAAAACGAATGGTTTTACACCGAGAGAAAGTTCAAGCTGACAGATGCAAAAGGGGTTTCAAACGGTCAGGGAATAGACTTTAGTAAAGATTTTAAAGTGATAAACTCACAAAGAATAACCGGCGAATTAGAAGCCGAAGAATAAATACTATCATGAATTATTTAAAATACACACAATACGTTTACATTTTATTTGCCGTTTTTTTTATTTATGACGGAATCACGAAACTAAATGAAGGAAACGACAATTCGACATTAAGTTTTATAATTGCAGGATTGGCGATTTTCATGTTTTTCTTTAGAAGAAAGTTTGCCAGAAAATTTGACGACCGTAACAAAAAACAATAAAAAATGGAAATTAGTATTATAATACTATGTTTAATACTATCAGCCTTTTTTTCAGGAATGGAAATAGCTTTTATTTCTTCCAATAAAATTTATCTTGAAATAGAAAAAAAACAAGATAATTTTCTTTCTCAAACCCTGACAAAACTAACCCAAAATCCTTCCAAGTTTATTGCTGCCATGCTTATTGGCAATAATATAGCCCTTGTCGTTTATGGTTTTTTCATGGGTGATTTAATCTTAGAATGCATTATCGGTTTTGGGTATCACTTTTCAAATCTGATAAGTTTATTGATTCAGACTTTAATCTCGACTTTTGTAGTTTTGATAACAGCGGAATTTTTTCCAAAAGTCTTTTTTCAAATTTATGCCAATTCCTTAATTAAGATTTTTGCTATTCCGGCTTATATATTTTATAGATTGTTCTATTATATTTCGACTTTTTTCATCTGGATTTCAGATTTTATTTTGAGAAAATTTTTTAAAACAGAAGGAGATCAGGTTCAGTTATATTTTAGCAAAATAGAATTAGGAAACTATATAACAGAGCAAATGAGTTCTGTAGAAGACAATGAAGAAGTAGATTCTGAAATTCAGATTTTTCAAAATGCCTTAGAGTTTTCCGGTGTAAAAGCGCGTGATATTATGACGCCGCGTACAGAAATTGTTGATATTGACTTGTTTGAAAATATTTCGGCACTCAAAGAACTATTTATAGAAACAGGATATTCTAAGATTGTAGTAAGTCAAAATTCACTCGATGACATTGTAGGTTATGTTCATTCATTTGATTTATTTAAAAAACCTAAAACCATTAAATCCGTTTTAATGACGGTTGAATTTGTTCCTGAAACAATTTCTATTAAAGATGCTTTAAGTTTGTTGATTAAAAAACGAAAAAATGTAGCCGTTGTTTTGGATGAACACGGAGGAACTTCGGGAATTATCACCATAGAAGATATTGTAGAGGAGCTTTTTGGAGAAATTGAAGACGAGCACGATTCCGAAGAAGAACTGATAGAACAGGAATTAGGAGAAGGCAAATATCTGTTTTCGACTCGTTTAGATGTTGAATATTTGAATGAAACCTATAAGTTGGGTATTCCGGAGGAGGATTCTTACGGAACTCTTGGTGGATTTATTGTGAATTCGACCAAAGAAATCCCTCAAAAGGGAGAAAAAATAGTCATTAACAGCTTTCATTTTGTGATTGAAGAGGCATCAAATAAGAAAATTGAATTAGTAAAAATGACTATAAAAGAGTAATTTTTTCATTAATTAAAAAAAAATGTCGAAAATAAAACACTAGTTGTATTGTTATTAACTAGATAATTGTATTTTCGCAAACTGAATATAAAATTAACGATAATAAAAATGGCAGTTTTAGCAAAAATTAGACAGCGTTCCGCTTTATTGATAGGAGTTATTGCACTTGCATTATTTGCATTTATAATACAAGATCTCTTTACAAGAGGAAGCTTCGGTCAGAGTTCGAAAGATGTAGGAAGCATCGATGGAAAAGATATTTCATTTGAAGACTTTAGAGTTAAAGTTAGTAATGTTGAAAAAAGTGGGCAAGGAATTACTTCCACTGAAGCTGCAAACAGAGTTTGGGATCAAGAGGTTTCAATCGCTTTATTGTCATCTCAGTTTGACAAATTAGGATTGAGAGTTGGTGAAAAACACCTTTTGGAAGTTTTAAAAACAGATCCTAATATTGGTAAAAACCCAATGTTTTTAAATGCTGCAGGCGCTTT
It contains:
- a CDS encoding DUF6814 family protein, which produces MNAIKQILGVLWVILAVAAAYFCVFEFGLPKLLSDKQDDLVFGIIILFILTPLIVLGLGTFGYFAVIGEYNKEK
- a CDS encoding MFS transporter, translated to MGKTSTKGIWKVISASSMGTMIEWYDFYIFGSLAVVISTKFFPSDNPTAAFLSTLATFAAGFVVRPFGALFFGRLGDIIGRKYTFMATLLLMGGSTFLIGCIPSYETIGFLAPLFVLILRLLQGLALGGEYGGAATYVAEHAPVGQKGYWTSWIQTTATVGLFISLMVILATKNVLSAEDFDSWGWRVPFWVSIVMVGVSYLIRKNMDESPVFAKAKKEGTTSTNPLKESFGNRYNLKFVLLALFGATMGQGVVWYTGQFYAMSFMKTVMNVDSSQVDELLGIALLLGTPFFIVFGWLSDKVGRKYIMMSGMLLAILFYRPIYKMMYETTDVKYKTEIVEDTKYATEASKSNDSIVTTQKNYTDGTTLTEKKTYVVNKKEALVNTSISINSNDEWTLIFLVFIQVLFVTMVYGPIAAFLVEMFPAKIRYTSMSLPYHVGNGIFGGLLPAISTYFVTHSKEAGKPEFYLDGLWYPIIIASVCFVIGMIYIDNKNKTNHL
- a CDS encoding GIY-YIG nuclease family protein, coding for MHYLYILYSDSSQKFYIGETNNIESRISKHQNHFYSNSFTKIAEDWKIVLTFDCIDKEEAIYLEKFIKRMKSKTFNTKIIADPSILKDILFKRKS
- a CDS encoding type III pantothenate kinase; its protein translation is MVLTVDVGNTRIKAAVFEGSNLLESFVFEKNELEKKIEKILEKFQNCSDLVVASVGNIEKQSFLSFENQLNIHFLTHEDVFPFVNKYATPKTLGIDRMVLAAGATLQFPKQNRLVIDAGTCITYDFIDENDNYLGGAISPGLRLRYEALHNYTARLPLLELEAPDLYIGNSTKQAIHSGVVNGFVYEIDGFIDEYRLNFSNFIIILTGGDADFLAKRLKNTIFANSNFLLESLNQTFQYKIDND
- a CDS encoding outer membrane protein transport protein; protein product: MIKKIIISACLLISFVSFAQQGTSSPYSFYGIGDARFKGTLENRSMGGVSVEQDSIHLNIENPASYASLGQTTFTVGGTFATNNIKSSSESSKAQRSTFDYLALGIPMGKFGAGFGLVPLSSVGYKISDLNPAQGGINSQLEGKGGVNKVFFGLGYKITPKWNIGADVQYNFGKISTTTIEAVTDVLSATRETNSSELAGVNFNIGTMYQTKIDKKLNLYTSLSYTFASTLSSKSTRVIEVDGDPDDVTGDPVENTLKLPNKVTFGAGVGEARKWLIGTSLAFQGSGKLDNYYNASDNVRYENYSKYAIGGYYVPNYSSFTSYLSRITYRAGLKFEKTGLVVNNESINDVGMSLGAGFPITGTFSNVNFGIEFGKKGTTSAGLVQENYLNFSLSFSFNDKWFVKSKFN
- the lptC gene encoding LPS export ABC transporter periplasmic protein LptC: MNLPKRYILNVVTVFAVTLFFGCESNFKEVQKINFSEFVPGSDADTVNIKYTDSGRITGVLKSRKMLDYSNLDFPFTEFPLGIDVTLYDKNQKRTFIRSNYAVSYKQTGIIDLQGKVKITSETGQMLETEQLYFDQKNEWFYTERKFKLTDAKGVSNGQGIDFSKDFKVINSQRITGELEAEE
- a CDS encoding hemolysin family protein, whose amino-acid sequence is MEISIIILCLILSAFFSGMEIAFISSNKIYLEIEKKQDNFLSQTLTKLTQNPSKFIAAMLIGNNIALVVYGFFMGDLILECIIGFGYHFSNLISLLIQTLISTFVVLITAEFFPKVFFQIYANSLIKIFAIPAYIFYRLFYYISTFFIWISDFILRKFFKTEGDQVQLYFSKIELGNYITEQMSSVEDNEEVDSEIQIFQNALEFSGVKARDIMTPRTEIVDIDLFENISALKELFIETGYSKIVVSQNSLDDIVGYVHSFDLFKKPKTIKSVLMTVEFVPETISIKDALSLLIKKRKNVAVVLDEHGGTSGIITIEDIVEELFGEIEDEHDSEEELIEQELGEGKYLFSTRLDVEYLNETYKLGIPEEDSYGTLGGFIVNSTKEIPQKGEKIVINSFHFVIEEASNKKIELVKMTIKE